ttttatattctataatttattcaaaattaaatcatgtttacTTATTTTCATATCGAAAGTttcctcgtgcagctcgatcagcttctcccatagttctttcgctCTTGAGAATAGGCCaactcggttcaactcttctttggttaagccgcattgaagggtgcaggttgctttggcgtcAGACTCGATTTTCTTCATCAAGATGGTGTCCCAGTTCTAGCATGACACTAGCTTTCTAGCACCGTCGAGTGGAAGTTAGAGACccgtttggatgattatccacatctcgacttacttcttgaggtggtattccattcgACTCTTCCAGTAGCAAAAATCCTCACTAGAGAAGAgcagtgctatacccttcttggtgaGCCATTTATGTAATAACCTCGCACACAATAAAAAGAGAGCaaaggttccaagacttggtcttggattagtagtgcgggaacaaGTGCATATATAATAAAAACTCGGGTGGTGTttacaccaacttcgagaaacaaAAGAACTCAATCGATAAAATATATTGGAATGCGGTAATTTTACCGATTCCGATTGACttcgaaaatttaaaaattaccatgaaagaaataaaattacttgaatggtggtttcagcgattcgaagtgaccccgctctgataccaattataggatcgaaaagcgcaagaggggggtgaatagtactcgtggctttcactttcattttgaGTAAACACACAGCGGAAGAAATTGAAATCAATTGAGaacaccaaggatttacttggttcggagcctacgaCGACTCCTACTCCCAGGCCCGCaagtaagagtgctttcgatgggcaatcactataacttCGGAAAATTACAACTTTGAATTACAATATTAATGCACTAAAAGTATATCGACAAATAAGGAAGGAGAAATTAAGGCATCCGATTGTCGTAATCGAGTTACGACTTTGTCGGATTATCCTTTGAGcggcacacggaagaaggattgcAAGTTTTTTGTTGTACCTTGGCATCTGCTCGGACCAGCCTTATATaggctattgaaggcgccttccaactccatggaaggcacctccaactcgGATCCTATCCCTTCCGCATCAGAGACGATGGCTTCCGCGATCTGCGCTGCTTATCCACCCAAAgacgccttcaagctccatggaaggcaccttccatcggcTATCCAAGGAGCCTTCAGCATCCTTGGAAAGCGCCTTCTACTTGCTTCCTACACAGCTGCAACCAAggcgcccgaggcgcctccaacagccctagaggtgcctcggacactgttcatccgagccaATTATGCTCAATTCGCTTCCTGTAAAATACATTAGTCCAAGAAACCAATCATACCGtgaaaaacaaagttagcacaatatagacatgaAAAATAAAGCATTTGACAGTCtttagactgtccggttctgacttagGATTTCTCGAAAACCTTAGGTTGAACTGACGCCTAATATTCCCTCGccgaggaatgcgtcctcacctactcctctcaagacaGTTTACTTGTTGTCAGATTGATCCTCCAAATCaactagactttctgcctagggttaccaacccctaaggttttcctcagcctaaggttaccaccccctagggcctagggttgccaccccctagggtttttcacctacctaactacagctaggactttcctcagcctagggttaccaccccctaagacctagggttaccacccctaggattttccacctatctagaatccactaggacttttgcttaagacaacttaggactttcttgcaaactcaatgaaccttgttagataataagacaacttaactttggaccttttGACATAATTAAAATCCAGGTTTGATCGTtgaatgcttcccacaccaatagTCACCTCTTGGAGCAGATCATGGGGAGAAGAGGAATTGGGGTGCCGAAGGATTTGATGAAGAGAATCGTGAAGCGTACTTTGCCTAAAGCCAAGTTTTCATTGAACCAGTTTCCCTTGTAAAAGCCTCAGCTAAACCGGACCAGTTTTGAATTGAACCAAATTCCCATTTTGATCTCCAATTAAACCATTCCTTCTTGAACCAGATTGAACCAGACCAGTTCACTTGCTGAATTGGAGTTGATATTAGGGTTCCTCTAATTGGGCTTTGATTTAGCCTTCTAAAACTAGGCTTCTTCTTCCCTTGCTCTCCTCTAAGCATGTGCAATTGAACCAAACTAGATTGGACCAAATCGATGTTCCTCCTCTCAATTTTTGTCTCGCTCAATGcctgtaaaataaaatataatcaaataatatCCATAATATCCATCAAATGAATAGGAATTGAAATGAAGACTACCAAATATCCTAACTCATGAAACACACTAAAAACATCGGCTTTGATACATAAGAAGATAGAAACACTGATAAACCACACTAAAATAATATGTTTAAATGATAGTTATTAGTCAAGGTTAATTAGATAATGagcaaaggaagtcctagtaggttgaggTCAGCTAGACACCAAGGAAGATGAGAATTTGACCTTGATAAAGATGAAACATGAGTATTAGTCTATTAATAGATTATATTGATTGACTGATGGACTGTAAACCCCAAAGTTAGGtttgaaatatttttagaatttgctATAGTAACTATGGTATAGTAATTATGAATAGAAATTTGATACAATAATCATAaacaataattttctataataacAATCGATTAATGGGTTTGATTAATTGACTAATGACACTATAGCAACAAATAGAATCTTCAAAATTCTATTATAAAACTTGACTTATGTCACTCGTCGACTAATAGAGTGGATCAATTGACTGATGCCACTATCGAGCGAACAAAACGTTCTGAACTTGACTTTGATATTTGACTGATTAGGCAATAGTTGACTAATGGCTATGGATAGTCAACTGATACTGAGATGAATGGAGCCATTGAGTTGATAGGTCAAAGCAACGTTTGAATCTAAGtggatcaatcaactgatcggtAAGATTAATTGACTAATCGCTGGAATTTAATCTTGACCTAaaggctataaaagaagggtttCAAGGAGATTTTCATAGTTCGTTCTTGAGGGATTAAAGACGAAGTGTTGTTGCATTATTTACCATCAAGAGACAGTATATAACAACAAGAAAGCAtccaaaaccaaatttcattagtAAAGTTTTTTgctttcatttgtatttgtatttgcaTTTTGGTTTTTTGTTCTATTGATTGCAAGAAACAAGTTGAAAGAGGTTTATTTTCCTCTATAAGGTATCCAAGAAGGAGAAGGATAGTGGTAGTTCATTAGGACTAGGCCTTTGACGTAGTTGCCTTTGGAGGCGGTGAATCAAGTAAAACTGACCTTGTTTTCATTGTGTtgttgatttattcaagttttcaTTCTACAATCAACTCAATGTGAAcgaagctattccccccccccccccccccccccagcttGCATGGGTCCtaatagctagagggggtgaatagagtGATTTACTTTATTTTAATCATATTACTCACTTCTTGGTATATTTGTTATCCCTAACCCTCTGACATATTTGGATATGCATTTGAAGGGAATTTTCTTAATGAAAATGAAGGGATGTTAAAGGGagaaaaatgagaaattgaaagagGGTTAagattcaagtttcaatttttattCTCATAACATAGAAATTGGAATTTTATAAGGTTTAGGAACTCTAAAATAATATTAATGTAATGATTGAAGTGGAACATGCTTTGGTTCACTTTAAGGGTATAAGAAATGACTTAGGTATGAAATGGAAAGAATGAACAATTGCAAGAATTGGTGAATGAAggagatatatatttttttgaaggAATGTATGCTCAAAGTTTAGCATAAGAGAAAATAGAAGGTAGGAAACCTTTGAGATGTTGACATATGGAATTTGAGGAGACTTTTGATGTACactaaagggggagaatgaaaaattCAAGTTAGAAACCTTTATTTATGTTTTGGCATAAGGGCTAATGAGTtgacctaacttaaatatatttttaaacataaaaatggtGGAGATCGTTTCTACAATCCACCTCTGGTTAAGATTAACCAAGCTCAAATTGGCTCAAgttgaattttgatatttgatcaatatgtttgTTGACGAGAGTGTGACGTCAAATAGAAAGAGAGTTTGTTAGAGAAGAAGATTATAGGTGCAATCAATCTTAGATCAAGTTAATCAAAATTGATGTGGATATGGATGTGGAAGGTTGAGCGAAAAGTCAAGTTGATCAAAGTTGATCAGATAATTGGTaatggagaagtccaagtggggttacggttgaccagacacttggagGTTAGAAATCTAATAGGGAGTTGATAATGtataagtccaagtaggtcatgatTAACTAGACATTTGATGATTAAAAATCCAACCGGGAGTTGGTAAGAAAAAAGTTTAAGTGGATTATGGTTGATTGGGCACTTGACAATCGAAAGTATATGGTAATAAGAAAGTGGAATATTGCTCAGACTCAACTATGGAGTAGGAATCAAGGATTCCAAACAACATAAATCGATTTGTCTTTTGTGTTTGTTCTATTGTGTACTTGTTACGGGCATGATGAATGTTGAACGATGAGAGTTTGGAATCTctatttacccccctctagccagGACAACGATTCTAACATGCTCAGTTAGTACATACATGAGTGTTTACTCCAATAGATCTTGGGGTCAATTTCTAACGAGTGTAAAATACCTCATAGGGTGTCTGACCTCCTCCATGCAATGAATCACTATATTAGGGTAAAATGTCTCCCATAATTTATCTGTCTATATCTTATTAGGGGACCAACGATACTTGACCACTTGGAGTAAACGATATCACCTTTTACTCCAATGATTCTAACATGACTCAATTATCTAAGTCAACATCAAAtattttccttttaaaaaatatattttttttgtaaaattaagttaaaaattaaaattatattagccttaaattcaaaactagcaaaaaataaaatatattaaaatgagtaactaattaattaattttaatttgttaaaaagtAATAGTAATAGTAAATAATACTTAAAATGAATCTTGcccattttaaagtttttttaacccAACATTCCTAGATAGAAATACACATCTTTTGTCTTCTTTACTAAATTGCTAATTGCACAACAAATATATCATTCTGTTAATTTGATgagtataatttatttaaaatattataattaattgtttaatgtaattattttttaaaaaaataatatgaatGTGTTATTCTAttctattaatattatcatttaataaaattatgaaaattattaaCATAGATAATGATATTTAATCTAGCTAAATCTTCAaatcaattaatataaaattttatcacAAACGGTGTAGAACTTAACTTTCAAGTTTAACTTATTTAATCTATTATACAATTATTATTAGTATTATCAAAATATTTAGtataaaaataattgaatttttagtattaaaaaaattaattacaacatacTAAAATACATAAATTCCTTTCcacaaatataatataaatatttaatagaAGAAAATTTCATCCCCCAATATCAAGTGTAAATAAATTAAACACTTTCAAAAATTACacatattttttttcaatcaaatatTAATCGAAACAATTATATTACTTTCCCAAGTGCCCTTGTCCGATAAACTACATCTAATTAAAtgctaaaattaattaaaaaaatgaaatttaattaatttttacaataaaaGCACAGGTATCCTTCCatttttattcaattaatttttagGCAAAATTTGTGGCAATAGCCCTATAAATTTGCATAATTTAGTTTGAAGAGAATCAAGCAACTAGTTGAAGATGATGAAGAGGCAAGCTACTGCATTCGCTCTCGccgccctcctcctcctcctcctctcgccGGTGGCGCACGCTTCTGTGGAGTCCATATGCAAGACTATCACCAAAAAAGACCCTACCGGCATCGTGTACCTTTTCTGCGTGAAGACGTTGAAATCGATCATCCCTGAAATAGATGCCGTCAACGTGCGTGGCCTCGCCTTCATCGCCACCAAGCTGTCGTCGATTCAGGCGACGCATGTCACCGAAAAGATCGAGGAGCTGCTGAAGAGCTCGCAGGACAAGGCAGAGAAGGAGAGCTTGTCGACGTGCAACAAACAGTACAGCAATCTGATCGATAATCTC
The genomic region above belongs to Zingiber officinale cultivar Zhangliang chromosome 11A, Zo_v1.1, whole genome shotgun sequence and contains:
- the LOC122031422 gene encoding uncharacterized protein LOC122031422; this translates as MMKRQATAFALAALLLLLLSPVAHASVESICKTITKKDPTGIVYLFCVKTLKSIIPEIDAVNVRGLAFIATKLSSIQATHVTEKIEELLKSSQDKAEKESLSTCNKQYSNLIDNLDSALSAIKESRKDDAVKNLSSSAEAPRDCEKAFKDTGAMSPLAVEDGVQRFLSAIALGITRLI